A single window of Danio rerio strain Tuebingen ecotype United States chromosome 15, GRCz12tu, whole genome shotgun sequence DNA harbors:
- the si:dkey-23k10.5 gene encoding GTPase IMAP family member 8 isoform X3: MNPSSPYDSSELRILLLGPKNDEKSLAGNTILGKTEFDSKQTLQCVEKHSEIAGTKITVVDTPGWWGNLPFEENPELYKQEIVLSVNKCPPGPHVLLLVLNVDTPFKQNEKDILCDNMRCFGEEVWRHTIVLFTCADLTEDKTTRLLENENLQWLIEKCGNRYHELNIKHWDDGYQVTQLIKKMQEMVDRNRGNHYKMNRDTLQRVEEKRREQQKRAVERRIKHMQLKDKTTTADNEHHLSELKIVLLGYNSSGKSSAGNTILGKPAFDCKRLRRSVIQEGDVSGRHITVVNTPGRKRNYHSKYTPRLYKDEIVLSPSHCPPGPHVFLLVIRVDVSFTEVYRKAVEEHVALLGLTIWDRMIVLFTFGDWLRDTSIEVFIESEGEALQWIINKCGNRYHVFNNKNTDDGSQVAELLDKIQEMIAGNEEPCFMINETNLQEVKERRIKIEERAKQLQDEVQNIKEFRSSVAADAAELSEMRMVLLGPHYSSISLTGETLLGRHVLDKEIKVNVEEIGEVAGRKLTVVCTPGFEKDYLTGERLEDSKRNIWRSVTESSSGGTHAFILVQSVDSSFAEEEKGALEKIMEPLGERVWNHTLVLFAVGDEPEETPIEVFIASEGDMLQWLIEKCGNRYHVLNYKNCGDGSQVTELLKKIEEMVGENRGHHYEIDRETLEKIKGTIAVPIKKAHSLDDPVNFGDKSSLSSGIGSAFVSQRSQEAPGESSSKMSSGVQSLGSIPEFD; encoded by the exons ATGAATCCAAGCAGTCCATATGATTCCTCAG AGCTGAGGATTCTTCTTTTGGGTCCAAAGAATGATGAGAAAAGTTTAGCTGGAAACACTATCCTGGGCAAAACGGAGTTTGACTCAAAGCAGACTTTGCAGTGTGTGGAGAAACACAGTGAAATCGCTGGAACAAAGATCACTGTGGTTGATACTCCAGGCTGGTGGGGAAATTTACCATTTGAAGAAAACCCTGAACTGTACAAACAAGAAATTGTCCTGAGTGTGAATAAATGTCCTCCAGGACCTCATGTCCTGCTCCTGGTCTTAAATGTGGACACACcgtttaaacaaaatgaaaaagacaTCCTATGTGATAATATGAGATGTTTTGGTGAGGAAGTGTGGAGGCACACCATAGTGTTGTTCACCTGTGCAGATCTTACGGAAGATAAGACCACTCGACTGTTGGAGAATGAAAACCTCCAGTGGCTCATTGAGAAATGTGGAAACCGATATCATGAGCTTAATATTAAGCACTGGGATGACGGATATCAGGTCACACAACTGATTAAGAAAATGCAGGAAATGGTGGACAGGAACAGAGGCAACCATTATAAAATGAACAGAGATACTTTACAACGTGTGGAGGAGAAGAGGAGAGAACAGCAAAAGAGAGCAGTGGAAAGAAGGATCAAGCATATGCAGCTGAAAGACAAGACAACTACTG CAGATAATGAACATCACCTCTCAGAGCTGAAGATTGTGCTGCTGGGATATAACAGTTCTGGCAAGAGTTCAGCAGGAAACACCATCCTGGGCAAACCTGCATTTGACTGCAAAAGATTGCGTAGATCTGTGATACAAGAAGGAGATGTTTCAGGAAGACACATCACTGTGGTGAACACTCCAGGCCGAAAAAGAAACTACCACTCGAAATACACCCCCAGACTGTATAAAGATGAGATTGTGTTGAGTCCATCTCACTGTCCTCCAGGACCTCACGTCTTTCTGCTGGTCATAAGAGTGGACGTTTCTTTCACTGAAGTTTACAGAAAGGCAGTAGAGGAGCATGTGGCCCTTCTTGGTCTCACAATCTGGGATCGCATGATTGTTCTCTTTACTTTTGGTGACTGGTTGAGAGACACAAGCATTGAGGTGTTTATCGAGAGTGAAGGAGAAGCTCTTCAGTGGATAATAAACAAATGTGGGAACAGATATCATGTTTTCAACAACAAGAACACAGATGATGGCAGTCAAGTGGCAGAGCTGTTAGACAAGATACAAGAGATGATTGCAGGAAATGAAGAACCCTGTTTTAtgataaatgaaacaaatttacaaGAAGTAAAAGAAAGGAGGATTAAAATAGAAGAAAGAGCAAAACAACTGCAAGATGAAGTgcaaaatataaaagaattcagATCTTCAGTAGCAG CAGATGCTGCAGAACTTTCTGAAATGAGGATGGTGTTGCTTGGACCtcactattccagcataagtttgaCAGGAGAAACACTTTTGGGAAGGCATGTTTTGGACAAGGAAATCAAAGTAAATGTAGAAGAAATTGGGGAAGTAGCTGGAAGGAAGCTCACTGTGGTTTGCACACCAGGTTTTGAAAAAGATTACCTCACTGGAGAAAGACTTGAGGATTCTAAACGTAATATCTGGAGAAGTGTGACAGAAAGCTCCTCTGGAGGAACACATGCTTTCATTTTAGTCCAGAGTGTCGACTCTTCTTTTGCAGAAGAAGAGAAAGGTGCACTTGAGAAGATCATGGAGCCTCTTGGTGAAAGAGTCTGGAATCACACACTGGTTCTGTTCGCTGTTGGAGATGAACCGGAAGAAACTCCAATTGAGGTGTTCATTGCAAGTGAAGGTGACATGCTCCAGTGGCTCATTGAGAAGTGTGGGAACAGGTATCATGTCCTCAACTATAAGAACTGTGGTGATGGATCTCAGGTCACAGAACTCCTGAAGAAGATCGAGGAGATGGTGGGAGAAAACAGAGGACATCATTATGAAATTGACAGAGAGACTTTAGAGAAGATTAAAGGAACAATCGCTGTACCTATTAAAAAAGCACATAGTTTAGATGATCCCGTAAACT TTGGTGATAAATCCAGTCTTTCCTCGGGGATAGGTTCAGCATTTGTATCACAGAGATCCCAAGAAGCACCGGGAGAGTCAAGTTCAAAAATGAGTTCTGGAGTGCAGTCTCTTGGGTCAATCCCTGAGTTTGATTGA
- the si:dkey-23k10.5 gene encoding GTPase IMAP family member 8 isoform X1, translating into MNPSSPYDSSELRILLLGPKNDEKSLAGNTILGKTEFDSKQTLQCVEKHSEIAGTKITVVDTPGWWGNLPFEENPELYKQEIVLSVNKCPPGPHVLLLVLNVDTPFKQNEKDILCDNMRCFGEEVWRHTIVLFTCADLTEDKTTRLLENENLQWLIEKCGNRYHELNIKHWDDGYQVTQLIKKMQEMVDRNRGNHYKMNRDTLQRVEEKRREQQKRAVERRIKHMQLKDKTTTEETQTGLEQVEDNEHHLSELKIVLLGYNSSGKSSAGNTILGKPAFDCKRLRRSVIQEGDVSGRHITVVNTPGRKRNYHSKYTPRLYKDEIVLSPSHCPPGPHVFLLVIRVDVSFTEVYRKAVEEHVALLGLTIWDRMIVLFTFGDWLRDTSIEVFIESEGEALQWIINKCGNRYHVFNNKNTDDGSQVAELLDKIQEMIAGNEEPCFMINETNLQEVKERRIKIEERAKQLQDEVQNIKEFRSSVAADAAELSEMRMVLLGPHYSSISLTGETLLGRHVLDKEIKVNVEEIGEVAGRKLTVVCTPGFEKDYLTGERLEDSKRNIWRSVTESSSGGTHAFILVQSVDSSFAEEEKGALEKIMEPLGERVWNHTLVLFAVGDEPEETPIEVFIASEGDMLQWLIEKCGNRYHVLNYKNCGDGSQVTELLKKIEEMVGENRGHHYEIDRETLEKIKGTIAVPIKKAHSLDDPVNFGDKSSLSSGIGSAFVSQRSQEAPGESSSKMSSGVQSLGSIPEFD; encoded by the exons ATGAATCCAAGCAGTCCATATGATTCCTCAG AGCTGAGGATTCTTCTTTTGGGTCCAAAGAATGATGAGAAAAGTTTAGCTGGAAACACTATCCTGGGCAAAACGGAGTTTGACTCAAAGCAGACTTTGCAGTGTGTGGAGAAACACAGTGAAATCGCTGGAACAAAGATCACTGTGGTTGATACTCCAGGCTGGTGGGGAAATTTACCATTTGAAGAAAACCCTGAACTGTACAAACAAGAAATTGTCCTGAGTGTGAATAAATGTCCTCCAGGACCTCATGTCCTGCTCCTGGTCTTAAATGTGGACACACcgtttaaacaaaatgaaaaagacaTCCTATGTGATAATATGAGATGTTTTGGTGAGGAAGTGTGGAGGCACACCATAGTGTTGTTCACCTGTGCAGATCTTACGGAAGATAAGACCACTCGACTGTTGGAGAATGAAAACCTCCAGTGGCTCATTGAGAAATGTGGAAACCGATATCATGAGCTTAATATTAAGCACTGGGATGACGGATATCAGGTCACACAACTGATTAAGAAAATGCAGGAAATGGTGGACAGGAACAGAGGCAACCATTATAAAATGAACAGAGATACTTTACAACGTGTGGAGGAGAAGAGGAGAGAACAGCAAAAGAGAGCAGTGGAAAGAAGGATCAAGCATATGCAGCTGAAAGACAAGACAACTACTG aagaaactcaaacaggtttggaacaagttgagg ATAATGAACATCACCTCTCAGAGCTGAAGATTGTGCTGCTGGGATATAACAGTTCTGGCAAGAGTTCAGCAGGAAACACCATCCTGGGCAAACCTGCATTTGACTGCAAAAGATTGCGTAGATCTGTGATACAAGAAGGAGATGTTTCAGGAAGACACATCACTGTGGTGAACACTCCAGGCCGAAAAAGAAACTACCACTCGAAATACACCCCCAGACTGTATAAAGATGAGATTGTGTTGAGTCCATCTCACTGTCCTCCAGGACCTCACGTCTTTCTGCTGGTCATAAGAGTGGACGTTTCTTTCACTGAAGTTTACAGAAAGGCAGTAGAGGAGCATGTGGCCCTTCTTGGTCTCACAATCTGGGATCGCATGATTGTTCTCTTTACTTTTGGTGACTGGTTGAGAGACACAAGCATTGAGGTGTTTATCGAGAGTGAAGGAGAAGCTCTTCAGTGGATAATAAACAAATGTGGGAACAGATATCATGTTTTCAACAACAAGAACACAGATGATGGCAGTCAAGTGGCAGAGCTGTTAGACAAGATACAAGAGATGATTGCAGGAAATGAAGAACCCTGTTTTAtgataaatgaaacaaatttacaaGAAGTAAAAGAAAGGAGGATTAAAATAGAAGAAAGAGCAAAACAACTGCAAGATGAAGTgcaaaatataaaagaattcagATCTTCAGTAGCAG CAGATGCTGCAGAACTTTCTGAAATGAGGATGGTGTTGCTTGGACCtcactattccagcataagtttgaCAGGAGAAACACTTTTGGGAAGGCATGTTTTGGACAAGGAAATCAAAGTAAATGTAGAAGAAATTGGGGAAGTAGCTGGAAGGAAGCTCACTGTGGTTTGCACACCAGGTTTTGAAAAAGATTACCTCACTGGAGAAAGACTTGAGGATTCTAAACGTAATATCTGGAGAAGTGTGACAGAAAGCTCCTCTGGAGGAACACATGCTTTCATTTTAGTCCAGAGTGTCGACTCTTCTTTTGCAGAAGAAGAGAAAGGTGCACTTGAGAAGATCATGGAGCCTCTTGGTGAAAGAGTCTGGAATCACACACTGGTTCTGTTCGCTGTTGGAGATGAACCGGAAGAAACTCCAATTGAGGTGTTCATTGCAAGTGAAGGTGACATGCTCCAGTGGCTCATTGAGAAGTGTGGGAACAGGTATCATGTCCTCAACTATAAGAACTGTGGTGATGGATCTCAGGTCACAGAACTCCTGAAGAAGATCGAGGAGATGGTGGGAGAAAACAGAGGACATCATTATGAAATTGACAGAGAGACTTTAGAGAAGATTAAAGGAACAATCGCTGTACCTATTAAAAAAGCACATAGTTTAGATGATCCCGTAAACT TTGGTGATAAATCCAGTCTTTCCTCGGGGATAGGTTCAGCATTTGTATCACAGAGATCCCAAGAAGCACCGGGAGAGTCAAGTTCAAAAATGAGTTCTGGAGTGCAGTCTCTTGGGTCAATCCCTGAGTTTGATTGA